The region AGCTTTTCTTCCAGCCACAGACTATTATCCATATTATTTTCGGACATAATTTTTCTCCAATACCAGCTTTAGTTTGTTCAGGGCACGGTTCTGCAATACTTTCACCGCGCCTTCTGATTTTTTTATTATTTTGGCGACCCCCTTGTTACTCAGGTCTGCTATAAATTTCAGGATAATAATATCCTGCTGAATGTTCGGTAAAACTTTTAAGGCGCTGCGCACGGTTTCAACATCCAGTGCTCTGTTTTCAATGTCAATAGAACTCTTGGTTATATCCCTTAATTTATTCATGGTCTGCTCGCTGTTATGTACACTTTTTTTACGATAAAAATCCTTTAATACATTGCCCGCTATGGTGTATAGCCAGCTCGCGAAATTCCCTGACTGTTTTTTAATTCCCTGCACCATTCTTACAAACACATCATGAGTCAGGTCCTGCGCGTCTTCTATGGTGTTTACCCGGTAATATATGTAGGTATATATTTTTTTATAAAACATTTCCGTAAGCTGTGCCAATGCTTTTTCGTTATAAATCCTGGCTTGTTTTATAAGTATATCTGTTTCCTCTGTCATATGTCCCGCTTCCGCAGTTTAGTATACTACCCGAAAAGGCACAAATCAAACTGCGCCGGATTAAATGAGGCGCAGTTTGATTTACAGACAATCCTATTTTCTGAATATCCGTCCTGTTTTTTTGTCCAGAAAATACGTGTCCACAGACGCTGATTCTTTTTTGGTTACTACATCAAACATGTAACCGTCTTTTTCTGTTTTGATGTCGCCAATCTTCAGTTTGGGATTATCCTGCCAGGAGAGCCATTGTTCAGCCAGCTTGCGGGCTTCATTT is a window of Candidatus Margulisiibacteriota bacterium DNA encoding:
- a CDS encoding RNA polymerase sigma factor, whose protein sequence is MTEETDILIKQARIYNEKALAQLTEMFYKKIYTYIYYRVNTIEDAQDLTHDVFVRMVQGIKKQSGNFASWLYTIAGNVLKDFYRKKSVHNSEQTMNKLRDITKSSIDIENRALDVETVRSALKVLPNIQQDIIILKFIADLSNKGVAKIIKKSEGAVKVLQNRALNKLKLVLEKNYVRK